From a region of the Triticum aestivum cultivar Chinese Spring chromosome 7D, IWGSC CS RefSeq v2.1, whole genome shotgun sequence genome:
- the LOC123164877 gene encoding germin-like protein 5-1 — protein sequence MAAATFLLALAVVALGSGHVDAFDPNPLQDFCVTDPTSKVHENGLACKDPAAVVAEDFHFGGLDKPGGTTSKRFGFTANQVQIPGLNTLGESHVRLDVAPGGVFPVHYHPRAAETALVLEGSVYFGFVSSYPDNKLYAKVLRKGDVFAVPQGLVHFLHNNGTTPATLYASLSSQNPGLVLLGNSLFAGALPDNLVAKTLLTDQHTVQTIKANFRRS from the exons ATGGCTGCTGCGACGTTCCTCTTGGCGCTCGCGGTCGTTGCCCTCGGCTCCGGCCATGTCGACGCGTTCGACCCTAACCCTCTCCAGGACTTCTGCGTCACCGACCCCACGTCCAAAG TGCACGAGAACGGGTTGGCCTGCAAGGacccggcggcggtggtggcggaggaCTTCCACTTCGGCGGCCTGGACAAGCCGGGCGGCACGACGAGCAAGCGCTTCGGGTTCACGGCGAACCAGGTGCAGATCCCGGGCCTGAACACGCTGGGCGAGTCGCACGTCCGCCTCGACGTCGCGCCGGGGGGCGTCTTCCCGGTGCACTACCACCCGAGGGCGGCGGAGACGGCGCTGGTGCTGGAGGGCTCCGTCTACTTCGGCTTCGTCTCCTCCTACCCGGACAACAAGCTCTACGCCAAGGTGCTCCGCAAGGGCGACGTGTTCGCCGTGCCGCAGGGGCTCGTGCACTTCCTCCACAACAACGGCACCACGCCGGCCACGCTCTACGCCTCCCTCAGCAGCCAGAACCCCGGACTGGTGCTCCTCGGCAACTCGCTCTTCGCCGGGGCGCTCCCCGACAACCTCGTCGCCAAGACGCTGCTCACGGACCAGCACACCGTGCAGACCATCAAGGCAAACTTCCGGCGGTCTTGA
- the LOC123167659 gene encoding 2-oxoglutarate-dependent dioxygenase 33 — MIADPAVTPLTSSHLPSPSLSRTPNPSPVSGLPLASPNIMGSDFKAIPLIDISPLVEKIDDPAMAGDEGLLDVVRMLDDACREAGFFYVKGHGISEPLMTEVRDVTRKFFQLPREEKLKIKMTPQSGYRGYQRVGENVTKGKPDMHEAIDCYTPIEPGRYGDLAKPMEGSNLWPDYPSNFNALLENYISLLRDLSRKIMRGIALALGAPLDAFEGGVAGDAFWVLRLIGYPVSDDIPQEERTDIGCGAHTDYGLLTLVNQDDEICALEVRNQSGEWIYAKPVPGTFVCNIGDMLKVWSNGIYQPTLHRVVNNSPRYRVSVAFFYESNFDAAVEPVEFCREKTGGVAKYEKVVYGEHLVQKVLTNFVM, encoded by the exons ATGATTGCTGATCCTGCCGTCACGCCACTCACCTCATCTCACCTGCCATCGCCCTCCTTATCCCGAACCCCAAATCCCTCTCCGGTCTCGGGTCTACCTCTCGCCTCGCCGAACATCATGGGCTCCGACTTCAAGGCCATCCCTCTGATCG ACATCAGCCCGCTCGTCGAAAAGATCGACGACCCTGCCATGGCCGGCGACGAGGGTCTGCTCGACGTCGTCCGGATGCTGGACGACGCTTGCAGGGAGGCCGGATTCTTCTATGTG AAAGGCCATGGGATTTCAGAGCCGCTAATGACGGAAGTCAGGGATGTCACACGCAAGTTCTTTCAGCTCCCTCGCGAGGAAAAACTGAAGATCAAAATGACACCTCAGAGTGGATATAG AGGATATCAGAGAGTGGGAGAAAATGTTACCAAGGGTAAACCTGATATGCATGAAGCAATTGAC TGCTACACGCCTATCGAACCGGGGAGATATGGTGATCTAGCTAAACCAATGGAAGGATCTAATTTGTG GCCAGATTATCCATCGAATTTTAACGCGCTGCTGGAAAACTATATAAGCCTTCTACGAG ATCTTTCAAGGAAGATCATGAGAGGCATAGCCTTGGCACTGGGTGCGCCGTTGGATGCTTTCGAAGGCGGAGTGGCGGGAGATGCTTTTTGGGTTCTCAGGTTAATTGGCTATCCAGTCTCAGATGACATCCCACAAGAGGAACGCACTGATATTGGATG TGGAGCTCATACAGATTATG GTCTTCTGACATTGGTGAATCAGGATGATGAAATCTGTGCTCTTGAG GTCAGAAACCAGTCCGGTGAGTGGATATACGCCAAGCCGGTCCCGGGAACCTTCGTTTGCAACATCGGGGACATGCTGAAG GTTTGGTCGAATGGGATATACCAGCCCACGCTCCACAGAGTCGTCAATAACTCCCCTCGCTACCGTGTATCTGTCGCCTTCTTCTACGAG TCGAACTTCGACGCTGCGGTGGAACCTGTAGAGTTCTGCCGGGAGAAGACGGGCGGCGTTGCCAAGTATGAGAAGGTGGTGTATGGGGAGCACCTAGTGCAGAAAGTCCTCACCAACTTCGTCATGTAA